TCTGCCGATCGTGATGAACTACGCCGTGATGTATGAATACGCTGTTGACAAGGGCGGTAGCCAATTCAAGGCCCCGTTCAATCAGCTCAAGAACGAGCCACGCGTTTACACCTACAAGGACACGGCGGTCATCACGCCCAATAGCGACACGCCCTATTCCTTCACTTGGCTCGACCTGCGAGCCGAGCCGATCGTCCTGACCGTGCCTGCGG
This genomic window from Novipirellula aureliae contains:
- a CDS encoding DUF1254 domain-containing protein, with product MKASTIAFAALAAASLTFTFTACDQKSPEVADLSTAPSPEEIQELAEEGFVYGLPIVMNYAVMYEYAVDKGGSQFKAPFNQLKNEPRVYTYKDTAVITPNSDTPYSFTWLDLRAEPIVLTVPA